The following are encoded in a window of Gemmatimonadales bacterium genomic DNA:
- the thiL gene encoding thiamine-phosphate kinase has product MTHTALGAGREFDRVRAIARALGQWAVALGDDCALLEPAEGRLAVSTDVSVEAVHFRLEWMGHEEIGWRAAAAALSDLAAEGATPAGLLAAVVVPESATDEQVTALMSGVGAAGESVGAPVIGGDLSSGPGWSVAVTVLGWTARPVGRHGARPGDLLWVTGALGGARAALAAWRRGDEPSVEARAAFARPEPRIEAGRWLAAHGAHAMIDLSDGLGGDAEHLAAGSAVSLELALEAVPVAPAAVAEARRAHAAVETFAAEGGEDYELLAALPPAFGEAERVAFERDCRLSLSRIGAVGAGHGVQAQLRGVPVSLGGYRHFG; this is encoded by the coding sequence ATGACTCACACGGCCCTGGGCGCGGGTCGCGAGTTCGATCGCGTCCGCGCCATCGCGCGTGCCCTGGGTCAGTGGGCCGTCGCTCTGGGCGATGACTGCGCGCTGCTGGAGCCGGCCGAGGGCCGGCTCGCCGTGAGCACCGACGTGAGCGTCGAGGCGGTGCACTTTCGGCTCGAGTGGATGGGGCACGAGGAGATCGGCTGGCGGGCTGCCGCGGCGGCGTTGTCGGACCTGGCGGCGGAGGGCGCCACACCGGCGGGCCTCCTCGCAGCCGTGGTCGTTCCGGAGTCCGCCACCGACGAGCAGGTGACCGCGCTCATGTCGGGCGTCGGCGCGGCCGGCGAATCGGTTGGGGCTCCGGTGATCGGCGGTGATCTCTCATCCGGCCCCGGCTGGAGCGTCGCCGTCACGGTGCTCGGCTGGACCGCGCGGCCGGTGGGACGGCATGGTGCCCGCCCGGGTGACCTCCTCTGGGTCACCGGCGCGCTGGGCGGCGCGCGTGCTGCGCTCGCGGCGTGGCGTCGGGGCGATGAGCCGTCTGTCGAGGCGCGCGCCGCCTTCGCCCGGCCGGAGCCCCGCATCGAAGCGGGTCGCTGGCTGGCCGCGCACGGCGCCCACGCGATGATCGACCTGAGCGACGGGCTCGGCGGCGACGCAGAGCATCTGGCGGCCGGCTCGGCCGTCTCGCTGGAGCTCGCGCTCGAGGCCGTGCCGGTCGCGCCTGCCGCGGTAGCCGAAGCACGCCGGGCCCACGCGGCGGTGGAGACCTTCGCGGCGGAGGGAGGGGAAGACTACGAGCTGCTGGCCGCGCTGCCGCCGGCGTTCGGCGAGGCGGAGCGGGTCGCGTTCGAGCGCGACTGCCGTCTCTCGCT